A stretch of the Neodiprion lecontei isolate iyNeoLeco1 chromosome 4, iyNeoLeco1.1, whole genome shotgun sequence genome encodes the following:
- the LOC107222709 gene encoding uncharacterized transmembrane protein DDB_G0289901 encodes MKGATILLLGAVALVAYASAHPYSKIPDVAHHPDGYHFKKSSSNSNSNSYSQSNHDEADIGGVFGGQVFSGSRASGYNTNGGSSSHGSSYSSASFDGNIPFGIIAGSGIPDVSQNPTSYNQLNLAGINPGTAGLGLGDNGAGSLSSFGSSGNQVTEGTLAGFGSSGAYGGAGGIGSSSGFAAGSSSFNSGSQNSAGGVTFGQAVTPTPDSLASSGVIPYDQVSSKPGEVQYWWNGVGNPFGLSGKPSGGCSSNGCTLSGTFDLSQGAGGAEASNQGGQTSLNINGGNRNPFFSGGAPNPGSGFITAGASFGQTNIDSGSFGSGSDSISIDRSKNPFFSGSYTPSPAGSAGSAVSFASSNTNAGSSGFESAAAGGSFSGNPFLKPGSVIVQKPQVIKESSTASPEYVNVGSGNPFFRPGSGSVVVTPPVAVFADQFNKEVSQTPTPLPDFSPTPTPQLSSGGNFFFSTTPTPGFSTLGPAGFDGAGNFEGQNNQVPISFGSQSTIGFVSSTPAYPTPSIFSPEEEPSDNQDGLTVDCSGEGRICVLTSQCVNGRVFTSQQGLTQIRSGPQQCKVNREVCCTLTGYSGVSTPGIGQGSSFTSAGSSSTATFGSSTGNYGGSSSSSFKPVNSGSTVSFGQSGQPTGSPLGSSLFGKPSSSSAYDKLGQSGSSSSFGQFAQTGSSASIGQVGQSGSSGISNQFEQTSSSFGAGNKLGQSGSSGIRDQVFTQSRPFGISGQSGQYDSSNSYGQNQQKESTNFGFVSSEQASASNSANSGSQGGSGFTQGIPLGSTSGALGTGFYKPTGINYNGANSGSGSASANANAGTFTYTTPSLPNKGSFSGLNKPSTVDTGLFGSSDNSGEDLSAGEPSFTGSSVGNQEAFASNGYLPPFGSEPSSNVPAFAKPPLSPKEGEQVGPTNVVPSVKVPIPRPSAFAPITVQVGCAAALICVEEQYCTLEGVISPQPVALTAQQIERRAPLSSCRNPDNGVIGKCCRDPNYVDPWPTGNLPANYSGGFDEQGFPTYLNIAKTRPPKKQPTPTKGGAFQPTKTVGVTPTKGSFLQPTKTVGLTPTKGSFVQPTQTIAVTPSPYQKDVSGSPPLKQFGNFSFGQFFERPVESFQNVVSQFITPLTSTAAPDTPQSDNEITEKPVSSSPAPIFGIFPNPFGKNYVASDTIDSPAIIAPHTPGTQCGLRNRVQRPSYLDRDDVAFGEIPWQAMILSTTDRKLLCSGVIVSPNAVLTAAHCVDGLRPEEVSIKAGEWKLGSEIQQEEPIPFEIVKVLNILPHPGYNSGSSSYDLAILLLEHPVRLDQHVDIICLGNIPQPTIGRKCISTGWGKVVLQVHAAGSLMHGIDVDIVPQDECKRRVQGAESPVAIDNTLTCVKAQKERNNMCQVDVGGPLACDRGDGIYELSGIYSYDTGCLPTNQVATYALIDTNWVKQTLSSPPLPNFERQVQKPAPVCDCQKSYLPPSLNQYLPPVQTVTK; translated from the exons ATGAAAGGGGCCACGATATTGCTGCTGGGTGCAGTGGCGTTGGTCGCATACGCGTCTGCTCACCCCTACTCAAAAATACCAGACGTGGCTCACCACCCCGATGGATACCACTTCAAGAAATCGTCTTCGAACTCGAATTCGAACAGCTACAGCCAGTCGAACCACGATGAGGCTGATATCGGTGGCGTTTTCGGGGGTCAAGTTTTTTCCGGAAGTAGAGCGTCGGGCTACAATACCAACGGTGGAAGCAGCAGCCACGGTTCCAGCTACTCTTCCGCCTCATTCGACGGGAATATCCCCTTCGGCATTATCGCCGGCAGTGGCATTCCTGATGTATCCCAGAACCCGACCAGCTACAACCAGCTCAATTTGGCCGGTATTAACCCTGGCACCGCGGGCTTAGGACTTGGCGACAACGGGGCTGGTTCCTTGTCCAGCTTCGGAAGCTCTGGTAACCAGGTGACCGAAGGGACATTAGCTGGTTTCGGTTCATCCGGTGCTTACGGTGGTGCTGGCGGGATCGGGTCAAGTTCTGGCTTTGCTGCTGGCAGCTCTAGCTTCAACTCCGGAAGTCAAAACTCCGCTGGCGGAGTGACTTTCGGCCAGGCGGTTACGCCGACACCCGATTCGCTCGCATCGTCCGGCGTCATTCCCTACGATCAAGTCAGTTCCAAACCCGGCGAGGTTCAGTATTGGTGGAACGGAGTTGGCAACCCCTTCGGTTTGTCCGGCAAGCCATCGGGCGGATGCTCTTCAAACGGCTGCACATTGTCCGGAACCTTTGATCTCAGTCAGGGCGCCGGTGGCGCTGAGGCCTCGAACCAGGGCGGCCAGACAAGCCTGAACATCAATGGAGGAAATCGAAATCCGTTCTTTAGTGGAGGCGCACCCAATCCCGGATCTGGATTTATCACGGCCGGTGCCTCCTTCGGTCAGACAAACATCGATTCCGGCTCATTCGGTTCTGGTTCGGACAGTATTTCCATCGACAGGTCAAAGAATCCGTTCTTCAGCGGCAGCTACACTCCGAGTCCCGCCGGATCTGCTGGATCCGCTGTATCTTTCGCCTCTTCCAATACTAACGCCGGATCTTCTGGGTTTGAATCAGCTGCTGCAGGTGGCAGCTTCAGCGGAAACCCCTTCCTAAAGCCCGGCTCTGTTATCGTTCAGAAGCCCCAGGTTATCAAAGAGTCATCTACCGCTTCACCCGAGTACGTGAATGTCGGCTCTGGCAATCCTTTCTTCAGGCCGGGATCTGGCTCCGTTGTTGTAACACCGCCGGTCGCAGTGTTCGCCGATCAGTTCAACAAAGAGGTATCACAGACCCCGACACCGCTGCCAGACTTCAGCCCAACGCCAACACCCCAACTATCCTCGGGtggaaatttcttcttctccacGACCCCGACACCCGGATTTTCTACTCTCGGCCCTGCCGGGTTCGATGGAGCTGGAAACTTCGAAGGTCAGAACAACCAAGTCCCGATCTCATTCGGAAGCCAGTCTACAATCGGTTTCGTAAGTTCAACCCCCGCATACCCAACTCCGTCGATATTCAGCCCTGAAGAAGAACCTTCCGACAATCAGGATGGTTTGACAGTCGATTGCAGCGGCGAGGGGAGAATTTGCGTCCTCACGAGCCAATGCGTGAACGGCAGAGTTTTCACCAGCCAACAAGGATTGACGCAAATCAGGAGTGGG CCTCAGCAGTGCAAGGTGAACCGCGAAGTCTGCTGCACTCTAACCGGATATTCTGGAGTATCGACACCGGGAATCGGTCAAGGTAGCTCTTTCACTTCCGCCGGCTCATCTTCGACTGCAACCTTTGGATCTAGTACAGGAAACTACGGTGGCTCTTCCAGTAGCTCCTTTAAACCAGTGAACTCTGGTTCTACAGTAAGCTTTGGACAATCTGGACAACCTACTGGATCTCCATTAGGTTCCAGTTTGTTTGGGAAACCCAGTTCCTCGAGTGCTTATGATAAATTAGGACAGTCTGGATCTTCATCAAGTTTCGGCCAGTTTGCACAAACAGGTTCCTCTGCCTCTATTGGTCAAGTCGGGCAATCCGGATCCTCGGGTATTTCCAACCAATTCGAACAGACGTCAAGTTCCTTTGGTGCAGGTAACAAGTTGGGACAAAGTGGATCCTCTGGCATACGTGACCAAGTCTTCACTCAATCCCGACCTTTCGGAATCTCTGGTCAAAGTGGACAATATGATTCAAGCAACTCGTACGGCCAAAACCAGCAGAAGGAATCCACCAATTTTGGCTTCGTATCCAGTGAACAAGCCTCAGCAAGTAACAGCGCAAACTCAGGAAGCCAAGGAGGAAGTGGATTCACGCAAGGGATCCCCTTAGGGTCTACTTCGGGAGCCCTAGGAACTGGCTTCTATAAACCAACCGGCATCAACTACAACGGAG CCAATTCCGGTTCGGGATCGGCTAGCGCCAATGCTAATGCTGGCACCTTCACCTACACGACACCATCTTTGCCCAACAAGGGAAGCTTCTCAGGCCTTAACAAGCCAAGCACAGTGGACACCGGTCTCTTCGGATCATCCGATAATTCTGGGGAAGATTTGAGCGCTGGTGAGCCTAGTTTCACGGGGTCTTCAGTCGGTAACCAAGAGGCTTTTGCATCGAACGGATATTTACCTCCATTTGGAAGTGAACCGAGCAGCAACGTGCCAGCATTCGCCAAGCCACCACTGTCACCAAAGGAAGGAGAGCAAG TTGGACCCACTAATGTAGTCCCCAGCGTCAAAGTTCCCATCCCAAGGCCCTCCGCATTCGCGCCAATCACGGTACAAGTCGGATGTGCTGCCGCACTTATTTGCGTGGAAGAACAATATTGTACCTTAGAGGGAGTGATTAGCCCACAACCGGTAGCGTTGACCGCACAGCAAATCGAAAGACGAGCTCCTCTTAGC TCGTGCAGAAATCCGGACAATGGCGTTATCGGGAAATGTTGTCGTGATCCGAATTACGTTGATCCTTGGCCAACGGGTAACCTTCCCGCAAATTACTCTGGAGGTTTTGACGAACAAGGTTTCCCAACGTATTTGAACATCGCTAAGACTCGTCCTCCTAAGAAGCAGCCGACTCCAACCAAGGGCGGTGCCTTTCAGCCCACCAAAACTGTTGGTGTAACTCCAACGAAGGGTAGCTTCTTGCAACCTACCAAAACAGTTGGACTGACTCCAACTAAGGGTAGTTTTGTTCAGCCCACCCAAACTATCGCTGTAACTCCTTCTCCCTACCAAAAAGACGTCAGTGGATCGCCACCACTCAAACAGTTTGGAAATTTCTCATTtggacaattttttgaaaggcCAGTGGAAAGTTTTCAAAACGTCGTCAGCCAATTTATCACCCCGCTGACTTCCACCGCAGCTCCTGATACACCTCAATCCGACAATGAGATTACCGAAAAACCTGTCAGTAGTTCACCCGCTCCTATATTTGGCATCTTTCCAAACccgtttggaaaaaattatgttgcatCTGATACCATCGATAGCCCTGCAATAATTGCTCCACACACCCCGGGAACTCAGTGCGGCTTAAGAAATAGA gtTCAGCGCCCAAGCTATTTGGACAGAGATGACGTCGCCTTTGGTGAGATACCATGGCAAGCAATGATCCTGTCGACCACGGATCGTAAGCTTCTGTGTTCTGGCGTGATCGTATCTCCCAACGCAGTCTTGACAGCCGCTCACTGCGTCGATGG ATTGAGGCCTGAAGAAGTCTCGATCAAGGCTGGCGAATGGAAATTAGGGTCCGAAATCCAACAGGAGGAGCCTATCCCCTTCGAGATCGTTAAAGTTCTCAATATCCTACCGCATCCAGGTTATAACTCAGGTTCTTCAAGTTACGACCTTGCCATCCTCTTACTTGAGCACCCCGTGCGTCTAGATCAGCACGTTGATATTATTTGCCTGGGTAACATTCCCCAGCCTACAATTGGAAGAAAATGCATCTCTACGGGATGGGGAAAGGTCGTTCTTCAAG TACATGCGGCTGGTTCCTTGATGCACGGCATTGACGTTGACATAGTACCTCAGGATGAGTGCAAGCGACGTGTTCAGGGCGCTGAATCCCCGGTAGCAATCGACAACACCTTGACATGCGTGAAGGCTCAGAAGGAGAGGAACAACATGTGCCAAGTTGACGTTGGCGGCCCATTGGCTTGCGATCGTGGAGACGGTATCTACGAGCTTTCCGGAATTTACAGCTACGACACCGGATGTTTGCCCACCAATCAG